The following coding sequences are from one Wenzhouxiangella sp. AB-CW3 window:
- a CDS encoding protein kinase domain-containing protein, with protein MGDDPLKPGGALEGRLFEGFLRRLSETREPEPGDRIGAWRVVCELGRGGSGVVYMAERADGAFSQQVALKWLRGDRPVPGGREALARERELLASLDHPHIARLIDGGQTDDGMLWFAMDLAEGQTVDRHAANLALRDRLALVAKLCRAVHHAHRRGLIHGDIKPSNVLVDGRGEPRLVDFGISRMKGGGLGSSYGLTPDYASPEQRAGDPLTTASDIWQLGHLLADLLADEVVATDLQSIIARATARSPDQRYASASAMATDIDAWLSDRPVLAHGGGLVYGLTCWVRRNRALSLVTATAVLVLVGGGAWMALQLAEERDLAQREAARAQAALADTQAALARAEALGDFLVNLFEATRPTRPRDQLPTTEEILSRGAERALDPESAPAVERFGMLLAIGRVYRSRNLYDDARPLIEAAVDLVETTPALRPEDHARALQLKAHLMISDGDSLDDAEALLLQAESLLDDEHESWNLLVRIRIMRTWVERHRGEHERALALVEPLYDSLYRQGKLSDTMSAALLDALAGLKGATGDQEASARMRSEAIEAYRRAHGEDSLGYAVALANSVGQERILGRFEESERRAREAIALYDRIYSDPVDYRAVARASLARTLLATGRYDEAFEAMDLASAEHAQALGNEPDRWPLRYTRRGTFLARIGEPGDALADMERADRLFREEDGFDPRLIATGRMLLAWTSCLAGDGRAGREALENLEHAETLEGNPRNRAQLAEARAACYLETGQPEPALEAIDAALEAADRPGNLLVLTGRQLLKARILKALQRHDEAAELLDQAQARFREFELHDHPRFAQVIDARAELADGRP; from the coding sequence GGCGCGTTGTCTGCGAACTGGGTCGCGGCGGCAGCGGTGTGGTCTACATGGCCGAACGTGCCGACGGCGCCTTCTCCCAGCAGGTTGCTCTGAAGTGGTTGCGTGGCGATCGGCCGGTTCCCGGCGGGCGTGAAGCACTGGCGCGCGAGCGCGAGTTGCTGGCCAGCCTCGACCATCCCCATATCGCGCGATTGATCGACGGCGGCCAGACCGACGACGGCATGCTGTGGTTCGCCATGGACCTGGCCGAGGGTCAGACCGTCGACCGCCATGCCGCCAATCTGGCCTTGCGTGATCGCCTGGCACTGGTGGCCAAGCTGTGCCGGGCCGTTCATCATGCCCACCGGCGCGGTCTGATCCACGGCGACATCAAACCGTCGAACGTGCTGGTCGACGGTCGCGGCGAGCCGCGCCTGGTCGATTTCGGCATTTCACGCATGAAGGGCGGTGGCCTGGGTTCAAGCTACGGGCTGACCCCCGATTACGCGAGTCCGGAACAGCGTGCCGGTGATCCGCTCACCACCGCGTCCGACATCTGGCAACTCGGTCACCTGCTCGCCGACCTGCTCGCCGACGAGGTCGTCGCGACCGACCTGCAATCGATCATCGCGCGGGCGACGGCCCGATCACCCGACCAACGCTATGCGTCGGCCTCGGCCATGGCCACCGATATCGACGCCTGGCTGTCGGATCGGCCGGTGCTCGCCCACGGTGGCGGACTGGTCTACGGTCTCACTTGCTGGGTTCGGCGCAACCGTGCGCTTTCACTGGTCACGGCCACCGCCGTCCTGGTTCTTGTCGGCGGCGGGGCATGGATGGCCCTGCAACTGGCCGAAGAACGCGATCTGGCCCAGCGTGAGGCGGCGCGTGCCCAGGCCGCACTGGCCGATACACAGGCCGCACTGGCCCGGGCCGAGGCCCTCGGTGACTTCCTGGTCAACCTGTTCGAGGCGACCCGTCCGACCCGTCCCCGCGATCAGTTACCGACCACCGAAGAGATCCTGTCGCGCGGCGCCGAACGGGCCCTGGATCCGGAGTCGGCGCCTGCAGTTGAACGCTTCGGCATGCTGCTTGCCATCGGCCGTGTCTACCGATCCCGGAATCTCTACGACGATGCCCGTCCGCTGATCGAGGCGGCCGTCGATCTGGTCGAAACGACGCCTGCCTTGCGACCTGAGGATCACGCCCGGGCCTTGCAGCTCAAGGCACACCTCATGATCAGCGATGGCGACAGCCTGGACGATGCAGAGGCCTTGTTGCTGCAAGCCGAATCACTGCTCGACGATGAGCACGAATCCTGGAACCTGCTGGTGCGAATTCGCATCATGCGCACCTGGGTGGAGCGTCATCGTGGCGAACATGAACGTGCCCTGGCACTGGTCGAGCCGCTCTACGACAGCCTTTATCGGCAGGGCAAGCTGAGCGATACCATGAGCGCTGCACTGCTCGACGCCCTGGCCGGACTGAAAGGTGCAACCGGCGACCAGGAGGCTTCGGCACGAATGAGAAGCGAGGCCATCGAGGCCTACCGGCGTGCGCACGGTGAGGACAGTCTGGGCTATGCGGTTGCCCTGGCCAACAGCGTGGGTCAGGAACGAATCCTGGGTCGTTTCGAAGAATCCGAACGGCGCGCGCGCGAGGCCATCGCGCTCTACGACCGCATCTATTCCGACCCGGTTGACTACCGTGCCGTGGCCCGTGCCAGCCTGGCGCGCACGCTGCTGGCGACCGGACGCTACGATGAAGCCTTCGAAGCGATGGATCTGGCAAGTGCCGAACACGCCCAGGCGTTGGGCAACGAGCCGGATCGCTGGCCGCTGCGTTACACGCGGCGCGGCACCTTTCTGGCCCGCATCGGCGAGCCCGGCGACGCGCTTGCCGACATGGAGCGCGCCGACCGTCTTTTTCGGGAAGAGGACGGCTTCGATCCGCGCCTGATCGCCACCGGGCGCATGCTCCTGGCCTGGACAAGCTGTCTGGCCGGAGACGGCCGGGCCGGCCGGGAAGCGCTTGAAAACCTCGAGCATGCCGAGACGCTGGAGGGGAACCCCCGCAATCGTGCCCAATTGGCTGAAGCCCGTGCCGCCTGCTACCTGGAAACCGGCCAGCCCGAGCCGGCCCTGGAAGCCATCGATGCCGCGCTCGAAGCCGCCGACCGGCCCGGCAACCTGCTGGTACTGACCGGCCGGCAACTCCTCAAGGCGAGAATCCTCAAGGCCCTG